Proteins encoded within one genomic window of Scheffersomyces stipitis CBS 6054 chromosome 3, complete sequence:
- the CGA1 gene encoding Glucoamylase 1 precursor (Glucan 1,4-alpha-glucosidase) (1,4-alpha-D-glucan glucohydrolase) (go_function hydrolase activity, hydrolyzing O-glycosyl compounds~go_process carbohydrate metabolism), whose amino-acid sequence MIFRDLIKSSVVALGVTNSVLEVASSTSSSGDSRATVPNDLTLGVKQVPNILNDTAVDANQEAKGYTLVNVTSTPRGLTGILELKEATNIYGYDFDHLNLTVTYQSDKRLNVHIEPTNLTDVYILPEDLVVKPTIEGDVNSFNFEDSDLVFQYHSDDFSFEVVRASTGEVLFSTDGNPLVFSNQFIQFNTTLPKGYAISGLGESIHGSLSLPGTVKTLFANDVGDPIDGNIYGVHPVYYDQRYNSNTTHGVYWRTSAIQEVIFEEQSLTWRALSGVIDLYFFSGPDPKDVIQQYVSEIGLPAFQPYWALGYHQCRWGYREIEDLEDVVTNFKNFNIPLETIWSDIDYMDSYKDFTNDPHRYPTDKYQDFLDKLHKNNQHYVPIFDAAIYVPNPNNETDNDYTPFHAGNESDIFLKNPDGSLYIGAVWPGYTAFPDFLANNTQDWWNEMFKEWHDRIPFDGIWSDMNEVSSFCVGSCGTGRYFENPADPPFLVGGEVTQYPSGFNVSNSTEWKSISSSIAATATTSKPSPSSSSASIDSMNTLLPGKGNINYPPYAINHAQGDHDLATHAVSPNATHADGTVEYDIHNLYGFLQEKAIHAALLEIFPNKRPFIIARSTFSGAGHYMGHWGGDNNADYDMMYFSIPQAFSMGLSGIPFFGVDVCGFNGNSDAELCSRWMQLGSFFPFYRNHNVLGAISQEPYVWSSVADATRTSMAIRYLLLPYYYTLLHESHVTGLPILRSLSWQFPYEKKYNGIDNQLFVGDALIVTPVLEPGVNKTKGVFPGAGVSEVYYDWYTHEKQDFRNGKNETLAAPLGHIPLHVRGGHILPLQEPGYTVAESRENPFALLVALDNEGNASGKLYLDDGESLEIEESLYVDFVAHSKSLTASSFGEYNVSQPLANITILGVEKKPKQVEFEDSKVKFSYENSTIFVTGLEKYTKEGAFAKQFTLTW is encoded by the exons ATGATATTCAGAGACTTAATAAAATCTTCGGTTGTCGCTCTTGGAGTGACAAACTCTGTGCTTG AGGTCGCTTCGAGCACCTCCTCAAGTGGAGACTCTCGAGCAACAGTTCCCAATGACTTGACTTTAGGTGTTAAGCAGGTTCCTAACATCCTCAATGATACTGCTGTTGATGCTAACCAGGAAGCAAAGGGTTACACTTTGGTCAATGTTACCTCCACACCAAGAGGATTGACCGGTATTCTCGAGTTAAAGGAGGCTACTAATATCTATGGTTATGACTTTGATCATTTGAACTTGACGGTGACTTACCAGTCTGACAAGCGTTTGAATGTTCATATTGAACCAACAAACTTAACCGATGTCTACATTTTGCCTGAAGACTTGGTTGTGAAGCCAACTATCGAAGGAGATGTCAATTCATTCAATTTCGAAGACTCTGACTTAGTCTTCCAGTACCACTCGGATGACTTCTCGTTTGAAGTGGTTAGAGCTTCTACCGGAGAGGTTTTGTTTTCCACTGATGGTAATCCATTGGTATTTTCCAACcaattcattcaattcaacACCACTTTGCCAAAGGGGTATGCAATTTCTGGATTAGGCGAGTCCATCCATGGTTCTTTGAGTTTGCCAGGAACTGTAAAGACTTTGTTCGCTAACGATGTTGGTGACCCTATCGACGGTAACATTTACGGTGTTCATCCTGTTTACTATGACCAAAGATACAATTCAAATACCACCCATGGTGTCTACTGGAGAACATCTGCTATCCAAGAAGtcatttttgaagaacaatCTTTGACCTGGAGAGCACTTTCTGGAGTTATTGACTTATACTTCTTCAGCGGTCCTGACCCTAAGGATGTTATTCAACAATATGTTTCAGAAATAGGATTGCCAGCTTTCCAACCATACTGGGCTCTTGGATATCACCAGTGTAGATGGGGTTATCGTGAAATCGAGGACTTGGAAGATGTAGTaaccaacttcaagaatttcaatattcCATTGGAAACCATCTGGTCTGATATCGATTACATGGACTCATACAAGGATTTCACAAATGACCCACATAGATACCCAACTGACAAGTACCAggacttcttggacaagCTACACAAGAACAACCAACACTATGTTCCAATCTTCGATGCAGCAATTTACGTTCCAAATCCAAATAATGAAACTGACAATGACTATACCCCCTTCCATGCCGGTAACGAATCTGACATCTTCCTTAAGAACCCAGATGGCTCTTTATACATTGGTGCTGTTTGGCCCGGTTACACCGCTTTCCCAGATTTCCTTGCTAACAATACACAAGACTGGTGGAACGAGATGTTTAAAGAATGGCACGACAGAATCCCATTCGATGGTATTTGGTCCGATATGAACGAAGTCAGTTCTTTCTGTGTTGGTTCGTGTGGTACTGGCAGATACTTTGAAAACCCAGCAGATCCACCATTCTTGGTTGGAGGCGAAGTTACTCAATATCCATCAGGTTTCAACGTTTCGAACTCAACTGAATGGAAGTCTATTTCCAGTTCAATTGCTGCTACAGCCACTACTTCTAAGCCCAGTCCATCAAgctcttctgcttcaatCGACTCCATGAACACATTGTTGCCAGGTAAGGGAAACATCAACTACCCACCTTACGCTATCAACCACGCCCAAGGTGATCATGATCTTGCAACTCATGCAGTTTCTCCAAATGCAACTCATGCAGATGGCACTGTTGAATATGATATCCATAATCTCTACGGATTCTTACAAGAAAAGGCTATCCACGCTGCTTTGTTGGAAATCTTCCCAAACAAGAGGCCATTTATTATTGCCCGTTCTACCTTCTCCGGTGCTGGCCATTACATGGGTCACTGGGGTGGTGACAACAATGCTGACTATGACATGATGTACTTCTCTATTCCTCAGGCATTCAGCATGGGTCTTTCTGGTATTCCTTTCTTTGGAGTTGATGTTTGTGGTTTCAATGGAAACTCGGATGCTGAATTGTGCTCGAGATGGATGCAATTGGGTTCGTTCTTCCCATTCTACAGAAACCACAATGTTTTGGGAGCCATTTCTCAAGAACCATACGTTTGGtcttctgttgctgatgCCACGAGAACCTCAATGGCTATCAGATACTTGTTGTTGCCATACTACTATACCTTGTTGCACGAATCACATGTTACTGGTTTGCCAATCTTGAGATCCTTGTCGTGGCAATTCCCAtacgagaagaagtacaacGGTATCGACAACCAATTGTTTGTTGGTGATGCCTTGATTGTTACTCCAGTTTTAGAACCAGGTGTCAACAAGACCAAGGGTGTTTTCCCAGGTGCTGGTGTCTCAGAAGTCTACTACGATTGGTACACTCACGAAAAGCAAGACTtcagaaatggaaagaatgaaaCCTTGGCTGCACCATTGGGTCACATCCCATTGCATGTCAGAGGTGGTCACATTTTGCCACTTCAAGAACCAGGCTACACTGTTGCTGAATCCAGAGAGAATCCATTTGCATTGCTTGTAGCTTTGGACAATGAAGGTAATGCTTCAGGAAAGCTCTACCTTGACGATGGGGAATCtttggaaattgaagaatctttGTATGTTGACTTTGTTGCTCACAGCAAGCTGTTGACAGCATCGAGTTTTGGAGAATACAATGTTTCGCAGCCATTGGCCAATATTACCATCTTGGGTGTGGAGAAGAAGCCTAAGCAGGTCGAATTCGAGGATTCAAAGGTCAAGTTCAGTTACGAAAATTCAACTATTTTCGTCACAGGTTTGGAAAAGTATACCAAAGAAGGTGCTTTCGCTAAGCAATTCACCCTTACTTGGTAA
- the UNC89.1 gene encoding Muscle M-line assembly protein unc-89 (Uncoordinated protein 89) (similar to Muscle M-line assembly protein unc-89 (Uncoordinated protein 89)): MTQVSPSSKKVDDFLSGLSQLSQNKIREDEQRQRELQRSIEELKRSNSTSPAKPDYDELTPVNSSMISDSVPTLKFSRSSGPTEYKSRLDIYEEENPPKLPKRRNIESNEDEDAPKLPRRPESTEPVEENPPPLPTRKFAYSTSDLNINLLQPTGRKGPIPVAKPKQTSNHSFPEFKAKSGSTGGGTIKSFSQIEAEIKNRDVSQTEDSKLKQVPPKPKSKPRISETSVVVDSVAKNDWLSSSIGNKATVHTTQSYAGHVEPLKPTPRPKADWLSSTLHNPKTTVHTSPAKVSVDSPGEHSSGKPGSKPPLPPKIAITSPSKGAAASWLNSAVSKKDLHTHSEVASKPSYIIPKKKNQNVEESEKKTPEYLEKLGKLQKGESLKTPVSKAPLNKYAQEEDTLKNTIANLSSSKKPPPKPLKPPVSKYTQEETDLLKTTLAGLSTSKVPVVRVSKPSVEKYTKNESELLKSTISNLSPNKKPLIPTKPAFNKYEENDSQILRAQMSQLSNKSKLSTKQDNNITEGMYAHSKLKPVAPPLKPKTKPVVEQPPKRATAVEKPKPVSFQDQLSNILRANTVPQLAGASSNGIPTATIISRSNTDPIREKRKDTVGNGKLVHPGKGRAKGPKRKLPKSMQKSQAQSSNSSKKSANVKESDPVSLNPIESSEPKEEETMLAVPKKKPAPTVNKLTKPKPVEGLKPSRNFSGEIFI, translated from the coding sequence ATGACTCAAGTTTCACCATCGAGCAAAAAGGTAGATGATTTCTTATCGGGGTTGTCTCAATTGTCTCAGAATAAAATTCGAGAAGACGAACAACGACAGAGGGAGCTACAAAGAAGCatcgaagagttgaagagaCTGAATTCGACTTCGCCAGCAAAACCTGATTACGATGAGCTAACTCCGGTGAACTCGCTGATGATTTCAGACTCAGTTCCAACTTTGAAGTTCAGCAGAAGCTCAGGGCCCACTGAATATAAATCTAGACTAGACATctatgaagaagagaaccCTCCAAAGCTaccaaaaagaagaaatattgaaagtaatgaagatgaagatgctCCAAAATTGCCAAGAAGACCAGAATCTACAGAGCCTGTGGAAGAAAACCCTCCTCCACTTCCTACAAGGAAATTTGCATATTCCACATCAGACTTGAATATTAACTTGCTTCAACCAACAGGCCGTAAAGGTCCTATTCCTGTCGCAAAACCAAAGCAGACTTCGAATCACTCATTTCCAGAATTCAAAGCTAAATCTGGTTCCACTGGAGGCGGTACCATTAAGTCTTTTTCCCAGATAGAAgctgaaatcaaaaacaGAGATGTATCACAAACAGAGgattccaaattgaaacaagtCCCCCCAAAGCCAAAGTCCAAACCTAGAATCAGTGAGACTTCTGTAGTTGTAGATTCGGTAGCAAAAAATGACTGgctttcttcatcaattgGAAACAAGGCAACTGTCCACACAACCCAGTCTTATGCCGGACATGTAGAACCATTGAAACCCACACCAAGGCCCAAGGCAGACTGGTTGTCTTCTACTTTACATAATCCAAAAACAACAGTACACACTTCGCCTGCCAAAGTAAGCGTTGACTCACCAGGAGAGCACAGTTCTGGTAAGCCAGGTAGCAAACCTCCTCTTCCTCCCAAAATTGCCATTACTTCTCCCTCTAAGGGAGCAGCAGCCAGCTGGCTCAATAGTGCTGTTAGTAAGAAGGATCTTCATACACATTCAGAAGTGGCTTCAAAACCATCTTATATAATtccgaagaagaagaatcaaaatgtagaagaatcagaGAAAAAGACACCCGAGTACTTGGAAAAACTAGGAAAGTTGCAGAAAGGCGAATCGTTGAAAACCCCAGTTTCAAAAGCTCCATTGAACAAATATGCTCAAGAAGAGGACACTCTAAAGAACACGATCGCAAATCTTTCGTCTTCTAAAAAACCACCTCCAAAGCCATTGAAACCTCCAGTCTCAAAATACACCCAGGAAGAGACTGACTTGCTCAAAACTACTTTGGCTGGATTGTCTACAAGCAAAGTGCCAGTTGTTAGGGTTTCAAAACCATCAGTAGAAAAGTATACAAAAAACGAAAGCGAGCTTCTTAAATCAACTATATCAAACTTGTCGCCAAACAAGAAGCCTCTTATACCGACTAAGCCAGCTTTTAACAAGtacgaagaaaatgattcTCAGATATTAAGAGCTCAGATGAGTCAGCTCTCCAACAAGAGCAAATTATCCACAAAACAGGATAATAATATAACAGAGGGAATGTATGCTCATAGTAAACTCAAACCAGTGGCTCCACCCCTCAAACCCAAGACCAAGCCGGTTGTTGAACAACCTCCTAAACGGGCAACTGCAGTTGAGAAACCAAAGCCCGTATCATTCCAGGACCAACTATCCAACATCTTGAGAGCCAACACAGTCCCTCAACTTGCAGGTGCTTCTAGTAATGGAATCCCAACAGCTACAATAATTAGCCGTTCAAACACAGATCCTATAAgggagaaaagaaaagatacaGTAGGTAATGGTAAGTTAGTTCATCCTGGTAAGGGAAGAGCAAAGGGTCCAAAGAGAAAGCTTCCTAAATCGATGCAGAAATCTCAGGCTCAAAGTAGCAACAGTTCAAAGAAGTCGGCGAATGTTAAGGAAAGTGATCCAGTTTCCTTAAATCCaattgaatcttctgaaccaaaagaagaagaaactatGCTTGCGgtaccaaagaagaaacctgCTCCTACAGTGAACAAGCTAACTAAACCAAAGCCTGTTGAAGGATTGAAGCCCAGCCGGAACTTCAGTGGGGAGATTTTCATATAG
- a CDS encoding predicted protein (go_function protein binding~go_process apoptosis), whose amino-acid sequence MDKVTEQLEAWKAEIPAKLEQAQIYFNQFKQSIPKNVDELQPHIDYIKSITQDDIINDFTNFKVTPITISITITTLTTIFIISKLFCRCSSDTKTKKKNKKPKKKLSKAQKANKDIQAILDFVESEYVPQIDTYIVEYKSLKPEELEYKYNYFEEMLLKELMKLDEVDVSGNDILRENRKKVIKFVQDHQKRLDRFKKERNF is encoded by the coding sequence ATGGATAAAGTTACCGAGCAGTTGGAGGCATGGAAGGCTGAGATTCCTGCCAAATTGGAACAGGCCCAAATCTACTTCAACCAGTTCAAGCAATCGATTCCAAAGAACGTGGACGAACTCCAGCCTCACATCGACTACATCAAGTCCATTACTCAGGACGACATAATAAACgacttcaccaacttcaaggtAACTCCCATCACAATTTCCATCACGATCACGACTTTGACGACGATCTTCATTATCTCAAAGTTGTTTTGTAGATGCTCTTCTGACACGAAaaccaagaaaaagaacaagaagccTAAAAAGAAACTCTCGAAGGCGCAGAAGGCCAACAAGGATATCCAGGCCATTTTGGACTTTGTTGAATCCGAGTATGTGCCTCAGATCGACACATACATTGTGGAATACAAGAGCTTGAAACCCGAAGAGCTCGAGTACAAGTACAactactttgaagaaatgttgttgaaggagttgatgaagttggaCGAGGTCGATGTCAGTGGCAACGATATCTTGAgagaaaacagaaagaaagtgaTAAAATTTGTCCAGGATCaccagaagagattggacagattcaaaaaagaaagaaacttCTAA
- a CDS encoding predicted protein, which yields MEYVTHLPQNDPSVATTSVHGLSFTYPVQYYDFHVYYYAHNAKSLTESDNLRAKLLEDFPEDSANGSIIVKKLPDDKIIGPHPTQFWEADVRRPEVFIKVLSWFQLYHGNLSVLIHPQTGNDLEDHTNSALWLGHRLPLLVDVFPGNSDGAIPEFGVKRGARIQPQDFDSHKTVINKK from the coding sequence ATGGAGTACGTTACCCATCTTCCACAAAACGATCCCTCTGTAGCCACCACCTCGGTTCACGGACTTTCGTTCACATATCCGGTGCAATACTACGATTTCCATGTCTACTACTATGCGCATAATGCAAAGTCGCTTACCGAGTCCGACAACTTAAGAGCCAAGTTACTTGAAGACTTCCCTGAAGATTCAGCCAATGGCTCCATCATCGTGAAGAAGTTGCCCGATGACAAGATCATTGGCCCACATCCAACGCAGTTCTGGGAGGCGGATGTGAGAAGACCTGAGGTGTTCATCAAGGTTCTCAGTTGGTTTCAATTGTACCATGGAAATTTGTCAGTTCTTATTCACCCTCAAACGGGTAACGATTTGGAAGACCACACCAACAGTGCCTTGTGGTTGGGCCATAGATTGCCTCTACTTGTAGACGTGTTTCCTGGTAATTCGGACGGTGCCATTCCTGAGTTTGGAGTCAAGAGAGGAGCCAGAATCCAACCCCAGGATTTCGACTCGCACAAGACAGTGATAAACAAGAAATAG
- the LKA4 gene encoding leukotriene A-4 hydrolase (LTA-4 hydrolase) (Leukotriene A(4) hydrolase) (go_function membrane alanyl aminopeptidase activity~go_process proteolysis and peptidolysis) codes for MSKFENISKRSHELDPCTNSNYAEFKVVHTDLSLSVSFESKNISGNVIYTLKKLTKTNRLVLDTSFLEVSTAKVNGKEVVFELLPHKAPFGSPLVIPIDGENESLTVEVDFRTTDKCTAIQFIQGDTGPYVFSQCQAIHARSLFPCFDTPGVKSPYKFTAKSPSVCTMSGRPQPSNEAGVYHFDQPIPIPSYLVSITSGNLHKAPIGPRSDVYSEEPSLKDCQWEFEKDMENFIQIAEKIVFEYEWSRFDSLVLPSSFPYGGMEIPNMTQLTPTLISKDRTQVKVMAHELAHSWSGNLVTNCSWEHFWLNEGWTVYLERRIIGAIAAAEAQEEGRANPEKYGEQVRHFNAIIGWNALVETVESFDPKFTSLVWDLASGDPDDAFSRIPYEKGFNFLFHIETKVGGTKEFDPFIKHYFKKFRYQSLNSAQFIETLYDFYTPLGKKDALDTIDLEKWLFQPGLPDDPKFDTTLADQVYVLVEKWVDFVKSGETEVKFSEADVKEFEGEQEMLFIETLTDRFKDLDVSPELIRKLPSIYPKYAASKNGEVLARWNELLIKYGNYTSSDEQVKFFADWLGTVGRMKYVRPGYKLLQTSVSIEFAVETFKRFEDKYHPICKTMVQKDLNLA; via the coding sequence ATGTCAAAGTTTGAGAATATTAGCAAAAGATCACACGAGCTAGACCCGTGCACCAACTCCAATTATGCAGAGTTTAAGGTTGTCCACACGGATTTGTCGCTCCTGGTATCGTTTGAGAGTAAGAATATTTCAGGAAATGTGATATAcactttgaagaaactcaCCAAAACCAACCGCCTTGTATTGGACACTTCGTTTTTGGAAGTGCTGACTGCTAAAGTCAATGGTaaagaagttgttttcGAACTTTTGCCACACAAAGCTCCTTTTGGCTCTCCCTTGGTAATTCCAATTGATGGTGAAAATGAGAGTCTCACTGTGGAAGTCGATTTCCGTACCACCGACAAGTGTACTGCCATTCAGTTTATTCAAGGAGACACTGGTCCATATGTATTTTCTCAATGTCAAGCCATTCACGCTCGTAGTTTGTTCCCTTGTTTTGACACCCCTGGTGTCAAGTCTCCATACAAGTTCACAGCTAAATCGCCTCTGGTGTGTACTATGTCTGGTAGACCGCAGCCAAGTAATGAAGCAGGTGTATACCATTTTGACCAGCCTATTCCCATTCCTTCATACTTAGTTTCTATCACTTCTGGTAATCTCCACAAGGCTCCTATTGGTCCCAGATCTGATGTCTACTCTGAAGAGCCATCTTTGAAGGACTGTCAGTGGGAGTTTGAGAAGGATATGGAGAATTTCATCCAGATCGCCGAGAAGATCGTCTTCGAATATGAATGGTCGAGATTCGATTCGTTAGTTCTTCCTTCGAGTTTCCCCTACGGAGGTATGGAAATTCCCAACATGACCCAGCTCACACCCACTTTGATAAGTAAGGACAGAACTCAAGTCAAGGTGATGGCACATGAATTGGCTCATTCATGGTCCGGTAATCTCGTTACTAATTGTTCGTGGGAGCACTTTTGGTTGAACGAAGGTTGGACTGTGTATTTGGAAAGGCGAATTATAGGAGCCAtagctgctgctgaagccCAAGAGGAAGGCAGAGCCAACCCAGAAAAGTATGGCGAGCAAGTGAGACACTTCAATGCCATTATTGGCTGGAATGCATTAGTAGAGACTGTGGAGTCGTTTGATCCCAAGTTCACATCATTGGTATGGGACTTGGCAAGTGGCGATCCCGACGATGCATTTTCTAGAATTCCATATGAAAAGggtttcaacttcttgtttcaCATCGAGACGAAAGTCGGTGGTACCAAGGAGTTCGATCCATTTATCAAGCAttacttcaagaagttccGTTACCAATCGCTTAACAGTGCTCAGTTCATAGAGACCTTGTATGATTTCTACACTCCATTGGGTAAGAAAGATGCGTTGGACACCATTGatttggagaagtggtTGTTCCAGCCCGGCTTACCTGATGATCCCAAGTTCGACACTACATTGGCTGATCAAGTCTACGTCTTGGTTGAAAAGTGGGTGGACTTCGTTAAGTCCGGTGAAACTGAAGTCAAGTTCTCCGAAGCTGATGTTAAGGAATTCGAAGGAGAACAAGAGATGCTCTTTATCGAAACCTTAACTGATAGATTTAAGGACCTTGATGTCTCTCCTGAACTCATCAGAAAGTTGCCTTCTATCTACCCAAAGTATGCAGCCAGTAAGAACGGTGAAGTACTTGCTCGTTGGAAtgaattgttgatcaaataCGGGAACTACACTAGTTCGGACGAACAAGTTAAGTTCTTTGCTGACTGGTTGGGCACTGTAGGTCGTATGAAGTATGTCAGACCAGGTTACAAGCTCTTGCAGACCAGTGTCAGCATCGAGTTTGCTGTGGAGACTTTCAAGAGATTTGAAGACAAGTACCACCCTATTTGCAAGACCATGGTGCAGAAGGACTTGAATTTGGCTTAG
- a CDS encoding predicted protein has protein sequence MVVDTAYYELLGVQANATSLEIKKAYRKAAIRLHPDKNPDDPSAAAKFQEVGEAYQVLSDEKLRAKYDKFGKQESIPTEGFEDPSEFFSMIFGGEAFKEWIGELTLLQELSKSAELSGYTDDEKKDEKKEDDATTDNTPNKTSNTTSSTTTKEVDPSKKQLTEKEKEDQKRKEELEKFEEECRLKKIEMRKELSNKLIDKLSLFTETDMKDDVAQSFKGKLQYEAESLKMESFGLEILHTLGSIYKTKSKIFLKNQTFFGWGGFWHSVKEKGGVVKDTFSTVSTALDAQRTMEEYSKMQQDNEYHALKEAEEEEAKKSAAEQEHTPEELAEMEKYLMGKVLAAAWSGSKFEIQGTIRGVCDNILYDEEVPLKKRIDRANALKLIGEVFSAVTRTEDEDEEARIFEQLVAEASQK, from the exons GTCGttggaaatcaagaaggCGTATCGTAAAGCTGCAATCAGATTACATCCAGATAAGAACCCCGATGACCCGCTGGCAGCTGCCAagttccaagaagttggagaagctTACCAAGTTTTGAGTGacgagaagttgagagCTAAATATGACAAGTTCGGTAAGCAAGAATCGATTCCCACGGAAGGATTCGAAGATCCATCTGAGTTTTTCTCCATGATATTTGGTGGAGAAGCTTTCAAAGAATGGATAGGTGAATTGACTTTATTGCAAGAGTTGTCGAAATCTGCGGAATTATCGGGCTAcactgatgatgaaaagaaggacgaaaagaaggaagatgaTGCAACTACCGACAATACTCCAAATAAGACTTCTAATACTACTAGTTCTACTACTACTA AGGAGGTGGATCCAAGTAAAAAGCAACTTAccgaaaaagaaaaagaagatcagaagCGtaaagaagagttggagaagtttgAAGAGGAGTGtcgtttgaagaagatcgaGATGAGAAAAGAGCTCTCCAACAAACTTATTGACAAGTTGTCGTTGTTTACTGAGACCGACATGAAGGACGACGTAGCACAGTCGTTCAAGGGCAAATTGCAGTATGAAGCGGAGTCgttgaaaatggaaagtTTTGGACTTGAGATCTTACATACTCTTGGCTCCATCTATAAGACCAAGCTGAAGatctttttgaagaacCAGACATTCTTTGGCTGGGGAGGGTTTTGGCACTCTGTCAAAGAAAAGGGTGGAGTAGTCAAGGATACCTTTTCCACGGTTTCTACAGCCTTGGATGCGCAGAGAACCATGGAAGAATACTCCAAGATGCAACAAGATAATGAATACCATGCACtcaaagaagcagaagaggaagaagccaagaagcTGGCCGCAGAGCAAGAG CACACACCAGAAGAGTTGGCtgaaatggaaaagtaCTTGATGGGCAAAGTGTTAGCGGCAGCTTGGTCAGGATCCAAATTCGAGATCCAAGGTACCATTCGTGGAGTTTGTGATAATATTCTctatgatgaagaagtacctttgaaaaagagaataGACAGAGCTAATGCCTTGAAATTGATTGGCGAAGTGTTTTCGGCTGTAACAAGAACCGAAGATGAGGACGAGGAAGCAAGAATCTTTGAACAGTTGGTAGCTGAGGCCAGTCAGAAg